A single genomic interval of Eurosta solidaginis isolate ZX-2024a chromosome 3, ASM4086904v1, whole genome shotgun sequence harbors:
- the LOC137246605 gene encoding uncharacterized protein, translating into MKQWTQLERHTNISKKQFQTILEFCLRENNYFMYNSKLYQQTYGMPMGNPLSPTIADIVLDKILDDSIAELKKKDIYIKYINKYVDDVFAIIKSKDAEEILNTLNSQLTSIKFTIETEKDNKLAFLDVEVSRKNKNLLMNWYAKSIASGRIINYHSNHPWKQKINTTTNLIRKVILLSNEDFLTDNIKQIKKILFKNSYPSSLTDRLIQNTVNRVHQKDNNTQQDNTKKKYIGVNYIPGLTENEILHKTINNKNINYAHKPNNTLKKIFTRTKDPVTKEEQTDVVYKITCNGNENEKCNKCYIGTTKRQLGIRINEHKKDAENKKTSTGLAQHLTKSKHVADFSNVKILDIERREKTRMTLESIRIQQQLQNAMNFKEDFDNISSAYSAIIQRCKRM; encoded by the coding sequence ATGAAACAATGGACGCAGTTGGAAagacatacaaatatttcaaagaaacaatTCCAAACTATACTAGAATTTTGCCtgcgagaaaacaattatttcatgtaCAATTCAAAATTGTATCAACAAACCTACGGGATGCCAATGGGAAATCCATTATCGCCAACTATAGCGGATATAGTACTAGACAAAattcttgacgacagcatagctgaattgaagaaaaaggacatatacatcaaatacatcaacaagtatgtagatgatgtattcgcaataATCAAATCTAAGGACGCGGAAGAAATATTAAACACATTAAATTCTCAACTCACGAGTATAAAATTCACGATTGAAACGGAAAAAGACAACAAAttagccttcctagatgtagaagtgagtagaaaaaataaaaatttactgaTGAATTGGTACGCAAAATCCATTGCCTCGGGAAGAATCATAAATTaccactcaaaccatccatggaaacaaaaaatcaacacaacaacaaatttaataagaaaagtaatattaCTTAGCAATGAGGATTTCTTGACGGATAACATTAAACAGATAAAGaaaattctatttaaaaatagcTATCCAAGTTCTCTTACGGATAGACTCATTCAAAATACGGTGAACAGAGTTCACCAAAAAGATAACAACACACAACAAGATAATACGAAAAAGAAATATATCGGCGTTAATTACATCCCGGGCCTTAcagaaaatgaaatattacataaaactataaataacaaaaacattaattacgcgcataaaccaaataacactctcaaaaaaattttcactagaacaaaagacccagttacaaaagaagaacaaacagatgttgtttacaaaataacttgcaatggcaacgaaaacgaaaaatgtaacaaatgttacatcggtacaacaaaacggcaactaggtataagaattaatgaacataagaaagatgcagaaaacaaaaaaacgtcgacCGGTCTAGCACAACACCTTACAAAGAGCAAACACGTAGCggatttctcaaatgttaaaattttagacattgaacggagagagaaaacgagaatgacgctggaaagtattcgcattcaacaacaactacaaaacgcgatgaacttcaaagaagattttgacaaCATAAGCAGCGCCTACTCAGCTATTATACAGAGATGCAagagaatgtaa
- the LOC137246604 gene encoding uncharacterized protein, whose amino-acid sequence MRIFEDTKKFLRQHKDKIVLTQADKGNKTVLMNKTEYEEKMTDLLSDRKVYKIIRKDPTQQLMRKNNTIVNELYKENKINVREKFQLSCTAAVAPRLYGLPKIHKDNMPLRPISSSTKVPCYRLAKHTGAILKNLISDDYNVKYAFQLKERLKNINIYEDEILISFDVISLFTNIPTHIAIHTIMKQWTQLERHTNISKKQFQTILEFCLRENNYFMYNSKLYQQTYGMPMGNPLSPTIADIVLDKILDDSIAELKKKDIYIKYINKYVDDVFAIIKSKDAEEILNTLNSQLTSIKFTIETEKDNKLAFLDVEVSRKNKNLLMNWYAKSIASGRIINYHSNHPWKQKINTTTNLIRKVILLSNEDFLTDNIKQIKKILFKNSYPSSLTDRLIQNTVNRVHQKDNNTQQDNTKKKYIGVNYIPGLTENEILHKTINNKNINYAHKPNITLKKIFTRTKDPVTKEEQTDVVYKITCNGNENEKCNKCYIGTTKRQLGIRINEHKKDAENKKTSTGLAQHLTKSKHVADFSNVKILDIERREKTRMTLESIRIQQQLQNAMNFKEDFDNISSAYSAIIQRCKRM is encoded by the coding sequence ATGAGAATTTTCGAAGACACAAAGAAGTTTTTACGTCAACACAAGGACAAAATAGTACTGACTCAGGCGGATAAAGGTAACAAAACGGTATTAATGAATAAAACCGAGTACGAGGAAAAAATGACAGACTTACTAAGCGACAGGAAAGTctacaaaataattaggaaggATCCAACGCAACAACTAATGAGAAAAAACAATACCATCGTTAACGAGCtatacaaagaaaataaaattaatgtaagaGAAAAATTTCAACTATCATGTACTGCGGCTGTCGCGCCCAGATTATACGGtctaccaaaaatccataaagataACATGCCActgcgaccgatctcatcatcTACGAAAGTACCATGCTATAGGTTAGCTAAACATACCGGTGCCATACTGAAAAACTTAATATCTGACGATTACAATGTAAAATATGCGTTCCAATTAAAAGaaagattgaaaaatattaatatttacgaagacgaaatacttatatcatttgacgtaatttcactttttacaaacattcCCACACACATAGCAATACATACGATAATGAAACAATGGACGCAGTTGGAAagacatacaaatatttcaaagaaacaatTCCAAACTATACTAGAATTTTGCCtgcgagaaaacaattatttcatgtaCAATTCAAAATTGTATCAACAAACCTACGGGATGCCAATGGGAAATCCATTATCGCCAACTATAGCGGATATAGTACTAGACAAAattcttgacgacagcatagctgaattgaagaaaaaggacatatacatcaaatacatcaacaagtatgtagatgatgtattcgcaataATCAAATCTAAGGACGCGGAAGAAATATTAAACACATTAAATTCTCAACTCACGAGTATAAAATTCACGATTGAAACGGAAAAAGACAACAAAttagccttcctagatgtagaagtgagtagaaaaaataaaaatttactgaTGAATTGGTACGCAAAATCCATTGCCTCCGGAAGAATCATAAATTaccactcaaaccatccatggaaacaaaaaatcaacacaacaacaaatttaataagaaaagtaatattaCTTAGCAATGAGGATTTCTTGACGGATAACATTAAACAGATAAAGaaaattctatttaaaaatagcTATCCAAGTTCTCTTACGGATAGACTCATCCAAAATACGGTGAACAGAGTTCACCAAAAAGATAACAACACACAACAAGATAATACGAAAAAGAAATATATCGGCGTTAATTACATCCCGGGCCTTAcagaaaatgaaatattacataaaactataaataacaaaaacattaattacgcgCATAAACCAAATATCACtctcaaaaaaattttcactagaacaaaagacccagttacaaaagaagaacaaacagatgttgtttacaaaataacttgcaatggcaacgaaaacgaaaaatgtaacaaatgttacatcggtacaacaaaacggcaactaggtataagaattaatgaacataagaaagatgcagaaaacaaaaaaacgtcgacCGGTCTAGCACAACACCTTACAAAGAGCAAACACGTAGCggatttctcaaatgttaaaattttagacattgaacggagagagaaaacgagaatgacgctggaaagtattcgcattcaacaacaactacaaaacgcgatgaacttcaaagaagattttgacaaCATAAGCAGCGCCTACTCAGCTATTATACAGAGATGCAagagaatgtaa